DNA from Apis cerana isolate GH-2021 linkage group LG13, AcerK_1.0, whole genome shotgun sequence:
taaagtaatatatggtaatacatgaatataaaattttattttcaagttttgtattaaatacacGCTTTCTTTTAAGTATCAttacttgtaatatttttttaagaatgtaCCATTTATCTCGAGGTACTTTGACTCAACattcttagaaataatttatttcaaatctacTGTTATATCATTGTTAAATTAACTCAAGATATGTACCATACAGTAGAAATTATTTGttctatttaaatgtatattaattaacagaGATAAAAAAGGCcccatattatattacaaattgaatGTGACAGCCCATGTGTTCGcagtaatttctttcttttttacgatatctatatgtataatgattttttgtacattaaataattcaatgtcGTCTGTGTTTACTGCGATGTTTACTTGATTTTTCTACATCTCTATCTCGAGATCGACTACGTGATCTATAACGACTACGAGATGATTTGTGACTGCCAGATCGCCTTCGTTGCGCCTTTTTCGGTTTTCGAGATCGTCCATGACTATGACTGCGAGATCTGCTTCTACtatgtttttttctcttggaATGCTTTGTTCCTTCACCTCTGGATGGTGAAGTACTTGGTGATTTTGATCGcctatatagtaataaaaatgattttagataaatatatattttattatttcttttttataatttaattttataatataatttataatatcgtttATAATATACCTTGGTGATTTTGTTCTTTCGGGTGCAGCATGAGTACCGCTACGACTAATAAATCCACCCCAAGCATTATGATGTTTGGGCAATGGTGGGCTAGGTGTGTGGCTATCAACATCTCCACTTCTTGCTTTGGTTCTTGCTTCCTGATATTGTCGACGAAGTTCCTCTACACGTTTTTCTAATTGTTCTGGTTTAACACGAGGTCGAAAATAAAGTCGTAATATACGACGACAAACATCTCTAATTGCAGATTCATTaactttaaaaagagaaaaccaAGCAGGTGAAGTAGGTAAAGGTAATTGAAGTTGTCTTGCTCCCAAATATACACATGCACAGGCAACAGTTTCTGGTTGATATCTTAAGAATACATCAGATCTTAAAGAATCATTCATATAATTCCAACATTGTTGCATCAAAgcatgatttttttcatagcCCAATACTTGCAAAtacataacaattattttatgaggATGTTTTACATGAACACAAAATCCTAATTCTTTTAGGACTCTCCTTTCAGATTTAATTACCTGATTTTTCAGGGCTACATAATTTTGATCAAGTATTACTGGTTGTATTggcctaaaaaaaaatttggtaatattttatatatatatatatatatatatatatatatatataatatataatatataatatatacatataattctataatattaaaaataaaacattgtaTTTACTTTTGGCTAGAAACTTGTTTAATATGGTTAAACACATTGATAACATCTCTAATACGTCTAGGTGCTTCTTCAATTTTACTAGCTAAACAGATACAGCCCATTGCAGTTGTTTCCATATTATGTCTAACTAACgatttactataataaaatcgttGAAATATAACTTGTCCTGTGGCCATTGCAAcctaaagaaataataatggaagtaaaattaattcagaGGTTATAGAGGTTATGACGTTTACAAACATTTTGTTTACTTgtgaaaaaaatcacaaacctgtggtaatttcaataaaataccaGCTGTTTGAATTAGTTCACATCCTAATATTCTTAGATCAGTTTCGGTTTCTGCATCCAATCCATCTAAATGCGACGGCGTCGAGTTGAGTTTTTCTTCAGGTAAAAGACAATTTTGAAGTGTTAATACGATTTTTCCATAAGGTTTCGTATTGCCTGTAGTTGTATTTTTTGCCGGAGCcgtagaattttcttttatattactcATTATAAGTTTCACTGTTTAAACACAGTAAAAACTTTTTGTTCAATCACTTGTGAAAAAAAGAGGTTAACCGTTCATTTCCTCGAATGAACCATACCTTTTCGAAGTAtaactttaaactttaatacttatatatatataaagaagtaTAATTCGCATAGAACTCGTTCCTTCCGTATTTGGCGCTACTGTCTATTTTTGATAATCAAttgttttattcgatttttatcattatttcaataaaataaaagagactaaatatttatattaaaaaaatttccttcaaattattttcaatataataattttgtataaaaaattttatatatatatttaaacattaaaaaataattgttcatttgtataatttttgagCACTTccggtaattaattaatagtttgtGGAACACAATTAGGCGCGAATCATAATTGCTtcgaaaagtttgaaatatcAAGTACAGTGTTAAAATATAGtggtaaaagataaaaaagaatattgaatattgaaataaaattaagatatcataatcttttcatattatctttcaagaatatttttgattaataaatttaataaaacatgtataatataataatcgtttaaatcgttaaaaatttaattatataaatagatttttaaatattatttgttcatttttttacagaatatttaatttaccaacataattcgatatttagaAGCAAACTGgtgagtttttttatattttttaatattattttaaaaattttatttctttaatcgaCAAATTatgctattataaaatattcgaatatttcaaattgtaaaattttttagcctTCGACATAGGATAATAGGAAAAAACTATAacgatattttgtttaattatataatgatatatctttttgttattacatgtaattttttgtcgtttaaaaatcaacatgcatacaattgcattttaaaactttaatagtGTCAAATTCACACGAATCttcaattgattaaaattgaattttttcgaacTTACAAAATAATAGGATTTTGCACGCAATTTTGTAAGGATGACATATTAgtgcaattataaatatatacacacatatatcaagaaatatatataatataatacaatcgcataacataacaattatttatacaacgtATACAAAGTAGTAACTTATAATGAAACGTAACGCaaagtaaataaagaaataacaataggatagatatcatttatatgttatacacataattatattttttgtttcttcgagttttttttttaatttcggtccctatttttcttattacatacaaattttacaaCTGTAAGTGAATGGAAAAACAGATTTCATATCGAGTACCTGATCTTCGTTGTACTAATATAACCTTGCATTTACATAATTCGTTATGcagattgaattattaaaatttaaaaacgcaTTTTAATGCGAggtattttgataaattctgTTTTGTAAAATTAGTATGGACCGAAGTAGgaacaatttttatgataaaaaataaaattattatacaaatcatattaatcgtattttacaaaatttttgtttattaatcattaaaaatcgtattatattaatgtattcatTCGTAcagaaaagatttatatctcgataaaaatctTGTTGTATCCATAAAGCAACTATACATACATGAAAGTTCTTGAAGTCGAGTGGTcttaaaaagtttgaaaaaataaaatttccagcATTCGCGCTGTATTATTTCCCTGTATTGtgcgatgtatatatattgcatttttctaaaagattttaaagcaTATTATTGCGTTAATGATTGTCGGTAATATAGTAACTTGTCGAATCGATAATCTGTAACTGATGCTTTGTActaatttttgtcaaattaGTTCGACAAATTGCCACATTATCAACAATTGTTGCCACAAAATTTCCACTTGTCTCGTCTTGTCTCGAATTAGATAATGTAAATTCTACAATTTGCTGGTATAAGTTAATGCAATGGGACTCAACCATCAAATAGGTCAATCGAAAGAGGACAAAGTTTTACTACCGACCGTTTTATGATTGTCGTGGCAGTGCAAATTGCAGTAGAAAGCACTGCgcattttatgtttatatttggaCATAAAAAACTATCCGATAGTCTGAATTTTAGCCAGACATGGTGTGATGTGCACTGATCTCAAtgcaaaaagttatttaatttaaactgtGCCAGTTTGATATTGCtaaaaagcaatatttattatttgtatttttaagttatgtCATTAAAAAGACTAATGCACTTCGCTATCTAGCAAATTTCAAGCACATAAAGATGTTCCTTTAAAATCTCACATAAACACTTCAAACACTTTCATTTATAAGTTtaaatcgatcatttttaaaaaggaaaaagttcgCACTGCATATTGATCAACACGTGTCAATTATAGCAAtaaacaacaattttttatgcTGTTCAATGTAACATGTCGGTAATATATCGACTTGTAATCAAAATGAGATGTTTCGtgttcattttcaaataatggaATTTGTTTATGTTCAAGAtcacttattaaataaaacttgaaatatatttcattgtctGTATGCAGTTGCATATTTTTGGATATGAAGGAAAAcacaagtataatattttcatctttttgatTTAGCAACTTAACCTGATTTTCGGCGGGATACTTAATTCCGTGCTGTAAATTTCGATCAAAtcttttatagttttaaacagaataaatatatatagttttacaaaagattaaaattcattatttttcttcaagttGATTTCCATAATATAAGAGAATCACATAGAGCTCGTATTgtcttgttatttaaatttgcaacaTAATATAGCAAAATTGTAATCACAATGATGAAAGTGAGCATTTCACACTCCTGATGGCCGattgatgaaatttgatttgtgAGACCAGAATGTATTCAATGAACTTGGTTGACGTCAGCGTGATGGTACACCGACATCGGCGGATCGAATTCGAAGAAGATCGGCACGAAGCATCAGCGGCATGCGTATAGCTGACGATTCAGCAGGTCGCCACATTACAGGTGATCGTTCTCGTGATAATGGAGTAGGAATTGGACAATCATTCACACGATGTGGTGCTGGAGTCAAAGAACCTGGAGGTGcacgataatatttatgacCACCAAGTGTTACAATTTGTCCCTGGTCTGAAATGTTTGGTATGTCTTTAATTGTTGACTTTGCTTTGAGTTTTGTCACTGGTTGTGGTATTCTTAATGGATGTATGTCCATCTTCTTTCCTCCGCTCAGATCTAGAATATCTCTTGATTCTTGATCCCTTTTCCGTTTAGTAGGAAGTGCTTGTCGTTGCTGATCGCGTTCTGGTTGCTTGGTTTGTCTTGGTTTTAACGGTGCAGGCATCCTTATTTGTCCTGCTTTTAATGCCTTTAATACTCGTGGATCGACAGATCTATCGTTTAAAGTAATGCTTGGACTTACTTTTCCCAGAGTATTCTTTCGATTATCTTTGGAATCATTTGGTTCAATAGATCCACCACTATTTCCAGGTGATTTTGGTGCTGTTAGAGTTATACTGAGACTTGCAGGAATGTTTAATCCGCAACcatctaatatatttcttgtatCGTTCGAAAGTATTGGACTTGAGGAAGGTTTTGAACTTGGTGTCGTGAGTGTTCGACTAGGTCCAGCTTCTGCAATTATATTTCCCGGTCTTTTTGCTGAAATAACATGTTCCGTTGTTAATTTTCGAGGtgatttcgtattattttgcataataGGAGACGGATGTACATGAGTTTGCTTTTTTGAGATATGAGTTTGAATTTGTtgttgtttctttcttctgaTATCAAAGATTGGTAAACCTGGTGgacattttcttttcactGCTCCCGCGGGAACTATAGGTGGATCATTAGAAAAAGTATATACATCCACTTTTGCGGGGTTATTATTAATGCTGATGTTCATACCCGGATTTGTACTCTTTGAGTAACCAAACGTGCAAGTATCGATATCATTGCATTGTTTATTCGTGTTGATTCGCGCATTGTTATTAATTCCGCTTATTGGTTTACTtacattcgaaatatttccactTGCATTTACactgatattttcattattacttttattctttgaattatttatattatttgaagtttCTGTTGCAttatcatcttcttttttcggaGTGACATTATCTTTGTTTTGTGTATCATTAATCTCATCcttcatatttaattcattagaggaagattctaattttatttctgatccCGTCTCTCTAGCTGTCAGCTGAAAACTTTGAAGGAATTGTTTTTTCTCTTGCTGTTCTCCTGGTTTTTTCTGTATACTTTTTAAAGTATTACTATTAGTATTGTTGGTAGTACTAATAGTTTTCTCAGGAGTCAATCGTTCCATAAAAGTTACTCTTCTTCTTTGTTCTTCTTGTTTCTCTATTTGACGTTTCTCTCTGTTCCTCTGTAATTGTTGAATAAGTAACGCCTCAGAACTATCTTTGTCTACTTGGCCACAATGTAATAATACATTACTGATAACTTTCGGCTTGTTTGGACTTGTATTGTTTGGTGAACATTGTTTTAAAGTAATCTTTACTCCATTCGAATTCTGTCCG
Protein-coding regions in this window:
- the LOC107998853 gene encoding cyclin-L1 — protein: MSNIKENSTAPAKNTTTGNTKPYGKIVLTLQNCLLPEEKLNSTPSHLDGLDAETETDLRILGCELIQTAGILLKLPQVAMATGQVIFQRFYYSKSLVRHNMETTAMGCICLASKIEEAPRRIRDVINVFNHIKQVSSQKPIQPVILDQNYVALKNQVIKSERRVLKELGFCVHVKHPHKIIVMYLQVLGYEKNHALMQQCWNYMNDSLRSDVFLRYQPETVACACVYLGARQLQLPLPTSPAWFSLFKVNESAIRDVCRRILRLYFRPRVKPEQLEKRVEELRRQYQEARTKARSGDVDSHTPSPPLPKHHNAWGGFISRSGTHAAPERTKSPRRSKSPSTSPSRGEGTKHSKRKKHSRSRSRSHSHGRSRKPKKAQRRRSGSHKSSRSRYRSRSRSRDRDVEKSSKHRSKHRRH
- the LOC107998842 gene encoding putative uncharacterized protein DDB_G0286901 isoform X2; the protein is MSGIGKRTYLREVNPYLICPLCRGYLIDATTVVECLHSFCRSCILKHLNTEAHCPSCKHVLNKAKPNIKADKALQDIVYKLVPGLYHKEMRKRREFYKKHPEHADLATPEQRGEDVSGRLIFAPEDAVSLSLEYLPPGADPMSILLSTNDDINNSNASNNQNNNSNNTSNNGYNNNANNHSTNTTSRRYLQCPALVTIAHLKKFLASKYNVDMTRYTIEICHRRAPLPEHWTLMDVAYIYAWKRNAPMRFFYRVALEEQRLEAPPHDRPSTPGLGASFPPVDTTIAIQNNVNSENLENDIESKSETKSIKDTDEKITLDNQNEISNEKSRSPSEQISTNETIDNHKITIKEDQLITSVVTSTTTTSTTVSIASTNITSTTTATNTVVSSATTTTNTNNVSSTSNSENKQIKTPIKILKNSEGRYEVLRSPPASWNSKEQSITNIETKSSNPEFSVVSIGNGQNSNGVKITLKQCSPNNTSPNKPKVISNVLLHCGQVDKDSSEALLIQQLQRNREKRQIEKQEEQRRRVTFMERLTPEKTISTTNNTNSNTLKSIQKKPGEQQEKKQFLQSFQLTARETGSEIKLESSSNELNMKDEINDTQNKDNVTPKKEDDNATETSNNINNSKNKSNNENISVNASGNISNVSKPISGINNNARINTNKQCNDIDTCTFGYSKSTNPGMNISINNNPAKVDVYTFSNDPPIVPAGAVKRKCPPGLPIFDIRRKKQQQIQTHISKKQTHVHPSPIMQNNTKSPRKLTTEHVISAKRPGNIIAEAGPSRTLTTPSSKPSSSPILSNDTRNILDGCGLNIPASLSITLTAPKSPGNSGGSIEPNDSKDNRKNTLGKVSPSITLNDRSVDPRVLKALKAGQIRMPAPLKPRQTKQPERDQQRQALPTKRKRDQESRDILDLSGGKKMDIHPLRIPQPVTKLKAKSTIKDIPNISDQGQIVTLGGHKYYRAPPGSLTPAPHRVNDCPIPTPLSRERSPVMWRPAESSAIRMPLMLRADLLRIRSADVGVPSR
- the LOC107998842 gene encoding putative uncharacterized protein DDB_G0286901 isoform X1 → MPGKLVVRHEIAYTSSTRRHCCLDSPHLDFARGRTSSLNPNPNTVATSHFLYNIIGARTTRHRFVHYHRQLRIRKMSGIGKRTYLREVNPYLICPLCRGYLIDATTVVECLHSFCRSCILKHLNTEAHCPSCKHVLNKAKPNIKADKALQDIVYKLVPGLYHKEMRKRREFYKKHPEHADLATPEQRGEDVSGRLIFAPEDAVSLSLEYLPPGADPMSILLSTNDDINNSNASNNQNNNSNNTSNNGYNNNANNHSTNTTSRRYLQCPALVTIAHLKKFLASKYNVDMTRYTIEICHRRAPLPEHWTLMDVAYIYAWKRNAPMRFFYRVALEEQRLEAPPHDRPSTPGLGASFPPVDTTIAIQNNVNSENLENDIESKSETKSIKDTDEKITLDNQNEISNEKSRSPSEQISTNETIDNHKITIKEDQLITSVVTSTTTTSTTVSIASTNITSTTTATNTVVSSATTTTNTNNVSSTSNSENKQIKTPIKILKNSEGRYEVLRSPPASWNSKEQSITNIETKSSNPEFSVVSIGNGQNSNGVKITLKQCSPNNTSPNKPKVISNVLLHCGQVDKDSSEALLIQQLQRNREKRQIEKQEEQRRRVTFMERLTPEKTISTTNNTNSNTLKSIQKKPGEQQEKKQFLQSFQLTARETGSEIKLESSSNELNMKDEINDTQNKDNVTPKKEDDNATETSNNINNSKNKSNNENISVNASGNISNVSKPISGINNNARINTNKQCNDIDTCTFGYSKSTNPGMNISINNNPAKVDVYTFSNDPPIVPAGAVKRKCPPGLPIFDIRRKKQQQIQTHISKKQTHVHPSPIMQNNTKSPRKLTTEHVISAKRPGNIIAEAGPSRTLTTPSSKPSSSPILSNDTRNILDGCGLNIPASLSITLTAPKSPGNSGGSIEPNDSKDNRKNTLGKVSPSITLNDRSVDPRVLKALKAGQIRMPAPLKPRQTKQPERDQQRQALPTKRKRDQESRDILDLSGGKKMDIHPLRIPQPVTKLKAKSTIKDIPNISDQGQIVTLGGHKYYRAPPGSLTPAPHRVNDCPIPTPLSRERSPVMWRPAESSAIRMPLMLRADLLRIRSADVGVPSR